The following proteins are co-located in the Trueperaceae bacterium genome:
- a CDS encoding aldehyde dehydrogenase family protein, translated as MTVHRNYVAGEWRDGATARVNDDPSDLDAPVGVFAEGTADDVRDAAAAAREAAPAWAAVPAGERADLLHAVALELAARREELGELLSREEGKTRAEGVAEVGRAADLFRFYAAEAFRVGGELLPSARRGVAIEVHRRPVGVVGVITPWNFPIAIPAWKIAPALAYGNCVVFKPAELTPACAWELTACLDRAGFPPGVFNLVMGRGEEVGAAITACPDVDAVTFTGSTEVGRRVAAATAVRFAKAQLEMGGKNALVVLDDADLDLAAAHAASGAFASTGQRCTASSRLIVTDAIHDDFVGRLAARTRALRVGPALDPVTDVGPVVDAAQLERDLAYLRIGVQEGARHLLGGELVTRGTRGHFLTPALFVGSTASMRLNREEVFGPVAAVIRVADYEEALAVTNDSDYGLVAGIMTGSLRHAEHFKRHAQAGMTMVNLPTAGQEYQAPFGGLKGSSYGPREQGAQAREFFTTTTTAYVNHSAG; from the coding sequence ATGACGGTCCACAGGAACTACGTCGCAGGCGAGTGGCGTGACGGCGCCACCGCCCGCGTGAACGACGACCCGTCGGACCTCGACGCGCCCGTCGGCGTCTTCGCCGAGGGCACGGCCGACGACGTCCGCGACGCGGCGGCGGCGGCCAGAGAGGCGGCGCCTGCCTGGGCGGCGGTGCCCGCCGGCGAGCGCGCCGACCTGCTCCACGCCGTGGCGCTGGAGCTCGCAGCCCGCCGCGAGGAGCTCGGCGAGCTCCTCTCCCGGGAGGAAGGCAAGACCCGCGCCGAGGGGGTCGCGGAGGTCGGACGCGCCGCCGACCTCTTCCGCTTCTACGCCGCCGAGGCCTTCCGGGTGGGAGGCGAGCTCCTGCCGAGCGCCCGCCGGGGAGTGGCGATCGAGGTGCACCGTCGCCCCGTGGGCGTGGTGGGAGTGATCACGCCGTGGAACTTCCCCATCGCCATCCCCGCCTGGAAGATCGCCCCGGCGCTGGCCTACGGCAACTGCGTGGTCTTCAAGCCGGCGGAACTCACGCCCGCTTGCGCCTGGGAGCTGACCGCCTGCCTCGACCGCGCCGGGTTCCCGCCCGGCGTCTTCAACCTCGTGATGGGGCGAGGCGAGGAAGTGGGCGCGGCCATCACGGCGTGCCCGGACGTCGACGCCGTGACGTTCACCGGCTCGACGGAGGTGGGCCGCCGCGTCGCCGCCGCCACCGCGGTCCGGTTCGCCAAGGCGCAGTTGGAGATGGGCGGCAAGAACGCCCTGGTGGTACTGGACGACGCGGACCTGGACCTGGCCGCCGCCCACGCCGCCAGCGGCGCCTTCGCTTCCACCGGCCAACGCTGCACCGCCTCGAGCCGCCTGATCGTCACGGACGCCATACACGACGACTTCGTGGGGCGGCTGGCCGCCCGCACGCGCGCCCTCCGCGTCGGACCGGCCCTCGACCCCGTCACCGACGTCGGCCCGGTGGTGGACGCCGCCCAGCTCGAGCGCGACCTCGCCTACCTACGAATAGGCGTCCAGGAGGGCGCCCGCCACCTGCTCGGCGGCGAGCTCGTGACCAGGGGCACGCGCGGGCACTTCCTCACCCCCGCCCTCTTCGTGGGTTCCACGGCCAGCATGCGCCTCAACCGGGAGGAGGTGTTCGGGCCGGTGGCGGCGGTCATCCGGGTGGCCGACTACGAGGAGGCCCTGGCGGTGACCAACGACAGCGACTACGGTCTGGTGGCGGGCATCATGACCGGCTCTCTCCGCCACGCCGAGCACTTCAAGAGGCACGCGCAGGCTGGCATGACCATGGTCAACCTGCCGACCGCGGGCCAGGAGTACCAGGCGCCCTTCGGCGGGCTGAAGGGCTCGAGCTACGGGCCGCGGGAGCAGGGCGCGCAGGCGCGCGAGTTCTTCACGACCACCACCACGGCGTACGTCAACCACTCCGCCGGCTGA
- a CDS encoding membrane dipeptidase: MTDSPLTSSPLPHDPLHERPNRGFHPLLAEEQPHVFVDGCMQIWPDADLAFAHRLGCDVFAVTALGTQVGLDTALSDLMYWHAAVRRHPNLRIALDVADILEAKREGRACLLLASQDGEFIGAAPERVEAFQRLGLRMLIPAYNRDNLLCGGVLEHTDAGLSGLGRAVVAECDRVGVVLDLSHVSRRASLEIAEASVNPVVFSHANPKGLVDNPRNVDDEQIRAVAARGGVIGTVNWGPLVFKAGMTARPTVHDYLDHIDYLADLLGTTENIGIGTDFSLGSYPRHDHDKHGPHYKTVMTEMNKYVTTYWRAPERFVDGFAWYPEIVSVYGLLRERGYSEDDIAGIAGGNFLRVFARVWPGRAAVGGED, translated from the coding sequence GTGACCGATTCGCCGCTCACCTCCTCGCCGCTACCGCACGACCCGCTCCACGAGCGGCCCAACCGCGGGTTCCACCCGCTCCTCGCCGAGGAGCAGCCGCACGTGTTCGTCGACGGCTGCATGCAGATCTGGCCCGACGCCGACCTGGCGTTCGCGCACCGCCTGGGCTGCGACGTCTTCGCCGTGACGGCGCTGGGAACGCAGGTCGGTCTCGACACCGCGCTCAGCGACCTGATGTACTGGCACGCGGCGGTGCGCCGCCACCCTAACCTGCGCATCGCTCTCGACGTGGCCGACATCCTGGAGGCGAAGCGGGAGGGGCGCGCGTGCCTCCTCCTCGCGTCGCAGGACGGCGAGTTCATCGGCGCCGCGCCGGAGCGGGTGGAGGCGTTCCAGCGCCTCGGGCTGCGGATGCTCATCCCCGCCTACAACCGCGACAACCTCCTATGCGGCGGGGTGCTCGAGCACACGGACGCGGGCCTGTCGGGGCTGGGCCGCGCCGTGGTGGCCGAGTGCGACAGGGTGGGGGTGGTGCTCGACCTGTCGCACGTGTCGCGCCGCGCGAGCCTCGAGATCGCCGAGGCGAGCGTCAACCCGGTCGTGTTCTCGCACGCCAACCCGAAGGGGCTGGTGGACAACCCGCGCAACGTCGACGACGAGCAGATCAGGGCCGTGGCGGCGCGAGGCGGGGTCATCGGCACCGTCAACTGGGGGCCGCTCGTCTTCAAGGCGGGCATGACGGCGCGACCCACCGTGCACGACTACCTCGATCACATCGATTACCTGGCCGACCTGCTCGGCACCACCGAGAACATCGGGATAGGGACCGACTTCAGCCTCGGCTCGTACCCGCGCCACGATCACGACAAGCACGGCCCGCACTACAAGACCGTGATGACGGAGATGAACAAGTACGTGACCACCTACTGGCGGGCCCCGGAGCGGTTCGTGGACGGCTTCGCGTGGTACCCGGAGATAGTGAGCGTGTACGGGCTGCTCCGGGAGCGTGGCTACTCGGAGGACGACATCGCCGGCATCGCCGGCGGGAACTTCCTGCGCGTGTTCGCGCGGGTCTGGCCGGGCCGCGCGGCGGTCGGCGGAGAGGATTGA
- a CDS encoding tautomerase family protein, giving the protein MAIVRVEIFERSREVREAIIRGITEVMVANGAKAEGTEVIIYEIAPTHWARGGETFERRLARAEANGSASDAAVDAATAPGGGGERQPAGG; this is encoded by the coding sequence GTGGCCATCGTAAGGGTGGAGATCTTCGAGCGGAGCCGGGAGGTGCGCGAGGCCATCATCCGCGGCATCACCGAGGTCATGGTCGCCAACGGCGCGAAGGCGGAGGGCACCGAGGTCATCATCTACGAGATCGCCCCGACGCACTGGGCGCGAGGGGGCGAGACGTTCGAGCGGCGCCTGGCGCGCGCCGAAGCGAACGGCTCGGCGTCCGACGCCGCCGTCGACGCGGCGACCGCGCCGGGCGGTGGGGGAGAGCGGCAGCCCGCCGGCGGATGA
- a CDS encoding iron-containing alcohol dehydrogenase produces the protein MTTLAVLAPTHYLSGDGALEEVGRVALALGGGRAGAGVLLVHGGVGLDLVRPGVEAALERAGLRRAAYAVDGPCRPELAAAAARAALGASLLVGVGGGRVLDVTKAAAEAAGLACVLVPTSPATCAAATAVVVEYTPAGAYVRSRLTARPPAYALVDPAVLAAAPDRHLAAGLVDALAKVVEVRFGLARTGGGGAGAVAALALCDALETLVFDDGPGAVAAGRDTAKRREVAEAAVLWPGLVGALAGEGAKLAAAHAVHNALTLVPGTRSALHGEILAFGILVQLALEGRDDAEIERHARLFARLGCPMTLAELGAGAYLTDPVVSAGVLARALDLPSMRLSFPGIGERELAEAFAAAQAVGTALAGSAGAGVSRRSG, from the coding sequence ATGACGACCCTGGCCGTGCTCGCGCCGACCCACTACCTGAGCGGCGACGGGGCGCTCGAGGAGGTGGGCCGCGTGGCGCTCGCGCTTGGCGGTGGGCGTGCGGGCGCCGGCGTCCTGCTCGTGCACGGCGGCGTGGGCCTCGACCTCGTGCGGCCCGGCGTCGAGGCCGCCCTCGAACGCGCCGGCCTGCGCCGAGCCGCCTACGCCGTCGACGGCCCGTGCCGCCCGGAGCTCGCCGCGGCGGCGGCGCGGGCGGCGCTCGGCGCGAGCCTGCTGGTGGGTGTGGGAGGAGGCCGCGTGCTGGACGTCACCAAGGCGGCGGCCGAGGCCGCCGGCCTCGCCTGCGTGCTCGTGCCCACCAGCCCGGCGACATGCGCCGCCGCCACCGCCGTCGTGGTGGAGTACACCCCCGCGGGCGCGTACGTTCGCAGCCGCCTCACGGCGCGGCCGCCCGCCTACGCCCTGGTCGACCCCGCCGTCCTGGCGGCCGCGCCCGACCGTCACCTCGCGGCCGGCCTCGTCGACGCCCTGGCTAAGGTCGTCGAGGTCCGCTTCGGCCTCGCCCGGACGGGAGGGGGCGGAGCCGGCGCGGTCGCCGCGCTCGCGCTCTGCGACGCGCTGGAGACGCTCGTGTTCGACGACGGCCCCGGCGCCGTGGCGGCTGGGCGCGACACTGCCAAGCGCCGCGAGGTGGCGGAGGCGGCGGTGCTGTGGCCGGGTCTCGTCGGCGCCCTGGCGGGCGAGGGCGCCAAGCTGGCGGCGGCCCACGCCGTGCACAACGCCCTCACCCTCGTCCCCGGGACGAGGAGCGCCCTGCACGGCGAGATCCTCGCCTTCGGCATCCTCGTCCAGCTCGCGCTGGAGGGCCGTGACGACGCCGAGATCGAGCGCCACGCGCGCCTGTTCGCCCGCTTGGGCTGCCCCATGACGTTGGCGGAGCTCGGAGCCGGCGCCTACCTCACGGATCCCGTCGTGAGCGCGGGGGTGCTAGCGCGGGCGCTCGACCTGCCCTCCATGCGCCTCAGCTTCCCGGGGATCGGGGAGCGCGAGCTGGCCGAGGCGTTCGCCGCGGCGCAGGCGGTGGGAACCGCCCTGGCGGGGTCGGCCGGCGCGGGCGTCAGCCGGCGGAGTGGTTGA